One region of Bradyrhizobium betae genomic DNA includes:
- a CDS encoding ABC transporter ATP-binding protein: MSDLLVLDSLRAGYGEAVVLPNMSLRLAEGQVLALLGRNGTGKTTLINSIVGVTRRFSGTVALAGSDVTTLRPDQRARAGIGWVPQERNIFRSLTVEENMTAVAQPGPWTVEKVYEMFPRLKERRSNFGNQLSGGEQQMLAIGRALTLNPKVLLLDEPTEGLAPIIVEELLKAIGAITRAGGICSIIVEQNAQKILGLADRVVILERGTIVHDAPSAALKADPSVLERHLGVAGAAAH, from the coding sequence ATGTCTGACCTGCTCGTGCTCGACTCGCTTCGTGCCGGCTACGGCGAGGCGGTGGTGCTGCCCAACATGTCCCTGCGCCTCGCCGAGGGGCAGGTGCTGGCGCTGCTGGGGCGCAACGGCACCGGCAAGACCACGCTGATCAACTCCATCGTCGGCGTCACCCGTCGCTTCTCCGGTACCGTCGCGCTCGCCGGCAGCGACGTCACCACTTTGCGACCCGACCAGCGCGCCCGCGCCGGTATCGGCTGGGTGCCGCAGGAGCGCAATATCTTCCGCTCGCTCACGGTGGAAGAGAACATGACCGCGGTCGCGCAGCCCGGTCCCTGGACGGTCGAGAAGGTCTACGAGATGTTCCCGCGGCTGAAGGAGCGGCGGAGCAATTTTGGCAACCAGCTGTCCGGCGGCGAGCAGCAGATGCTGGCGATCGGCCGCGCGCTGACCCTCAACCCGAAGGTCCTGCTGCTGGACGAGCCGACCGAGGGGCTGGCCCCCATCATCGTCGAGGAGCTTCTGAAGGCGATCGGCGCGATAACCCGGGCGGGGGGCATCTGCTCCATCATCGTCGAGCAGAATGCCCAAAAGATTCTGGGGCTCGCCGACCGCGTTGTGATATTGGAGCGCGGAACGATCGTCCACGACGCCCCAAGCGCCGCGCTGAAGGCCGACCCGTCGGTCCTGGAGCGTCACCTCGGTGTTGCAGGGGCGGCGGCCCACTAG
- a CDS encoding NAD-dependent epimerase/dehydratase family protein: MSASALIGYTGFVGGTLLRARPFDTLINSRNSDEFRNREFDFVVHAGVPAVKWLANKEPAADRAAVESIRDTLATVRIKELVLISTIDVYPDPTATDDELAAIDPARNHAYGRHRFELEQWVRSHFDNVRIIRLPALFGEGLKKNVLFDLLNENQVDRINPASRFQWYPLRRLSADIEAVRAHDVRLINLFPEPIRTSDILHAFFPDAAVGPAIEPAPAYSLRTRHAELFGGPAGYQLHGTTVMAELASFIAQERSRRAGEA; the protein is encoded by the coding sequence ATGAGTGCTTCTGCCCTCATCGGCTACACGGGTTTCGTTGGCGGCACGCTCCTTAGGGCGCGCCCGTTCGACACGCTGATCAACTCGCGCAACAGCGACGAATTTCGGAATAGAGAGTTCGATTTTGTGGTTCATGCCGGCGTGCCTGCGGTCAAGTGGCTCGCCAACAAGGAGCCAGCCGCAGACCGCGCGGCTGTCGAATCCATTCGCGATACGCTTGCCACCGTGCGGATCAAGGAGCTCGTGCTCATCTCGACCATCGATGTCTATCCTGATCCGACCGCGACCGACGACGAACTGGCCGCAATCGATCCAGCGCGCAACCACGCCTATGGCAGGCACCGTTTCGAGCTGGAGCAATGGGTGCGGAGCCATTTTGACAACGTCCGCATCATCAGGCTTCCGGCTTTGTTCGGTGAGGGATTGAAGAAGAACGTTCTTTTCGATCTCCTGAACGAGAACCAGGTCGATCGCATCAATCCGGCGAGTCGCTTCCAATGGTACCCCCTGCGCCGGCTGAGCGCCGATATAGAAGCTGTCCGCGCACACGATGTCCGGCTCATCAATCTTTTTCCCGAGCCGATTCGCACCTCCGATATCCTGCACGCATTCTTTCCGGATGCCGCGGTCGGTCCCGCAATCGAGCCCGCGCCGGCCTATTCGCTGCGCACGAGACATGCGGAACTCTTTGGCGGGCCTGCCGGCTACCAGCTACACGGAACGACGGTGATGGCAGAGCTGGCGTCCTTCATTGCACAGGAGAGGTCGCGACGTGCCGGCGAAGCCTGA
- a CDS encoding cobalamin-independent methionine synthase II family protein produces the protein MQRTRAPFRADEVGSLLRPAKIKEARSRLEKGEISADDLRKIEDTEIEKVVHKQASVGLKLATDGEFRRSWWHFDFLAKLTGCELFHPDSGIQFAGVQTRHDAVRVIGKLDFPDDHPMLDHFRFLKKCADQAHVTAKMTIPSPAVLHFRGGRKAISKDVYPDLDAFYEDLGKTYRRAVKAFYDAGCRYLQFDDTVWAYLCSPDELQKARERGDNPDGLQQIYARVINYALAEKPADMVVTTHVCRGNFRSTWISSGGYEPVAETMLAGTNYDGYFLEYDSDRAGGFEPLRFLPKGNKVVVVGVITSKFGELEKKDDIKRRLEEAAKFAPLEQLALSPQCGFASTEEGNVLSEEEQWAKLSLAVEIAKEVWGN, from the coding sequence ATGCAGCGAACCAGAGCCCCCTTCCGCGCCGACGAAGTCGGCAGCCTCCTGCGCCCCGCCAAGATCAAGGAAGCTCGCAGCCGTCTTGAAAAGGGAGAGATCTCTGCCGACGATTTGCGCAAGATCGAGGACACGGAGATCGAGAAGGTCGTGCACAAGCAGGCCTCGGTCGGCCTGAAGCTTGCCACCGACGGCGAATTCCGCCGTTCCTGGTGGCATTTCGACTTCCTGGCCAAGCTCACCGGTTGCGAGCTGTTCCACCCCGATTCCGGCATCCAGTTCGCGGGCGTGCAGACCCGTCATGACGCGGTGCGTGTGATCGGCAAGCTCGACTTCCCCGACGACCATCCGATGCTCGATCACTTCCGCTTCCTGAAGAAGTGCGCCGACCAGGCCCACGTCACCGCCAAGATGACGATCCCCTCGCCAGCGGTGTTGCACTTCCGCGGCGGCCGCAAGGCGATCTCAAAGGACGTCTATCCCGATCTCGACGCCTTCTACGAAGATCTCGGCAAGACCTATCGCAGGGCAGTGAAGGCGTTCTACGACGCCGGTTGCCGCTATCTCCAGTTCGACGATACCGTGTGGGCCTATCTCTGCTCGCCGGACGAATTGCAGAAGGCGCGCGAGCGCGGTGACAATCCGGACGGCCTCCAGCAGATCTATGCGCGCGTCATCAACTACGCGCTGGCCGAGAAACCCGCCGACATGGTGGTGACGACACACGTCTGCCGCGGCAATTTCCGCTCGACCTGGATTTCTTCAGGCGGCTACGAGCCCGTGGCCGAGACCATGCTCGCCGGCACCAATTACGACGGCTATTTCCTCGAATACGACAGCGACCGCGCCGGCGGCTTCGAGCCGCTGCGCTTCCTGCCCAAGGGCAACAAGGTCGTCGTGGTCGGCGTCATCACCTCGAAGTTCGGCGAGCTCGAGAAGAAGGACGACATCAAGCGCCGCCTCGAGGAAGCCGCCAAGTTCGCGCCGCTGGAGCAGCTCGCGCTGTCGCCACAATGCGGTTTTGCTTCGACCGAAGAGGGCAACGTCCTCTCCGAGGAAGAGCAGTGGGCCAAGCTCAGCCTCGCGGTCGAGATCGCGAAGGAAGTGTGGGGCAACTAG
- a CDS encoding sugar phosphate isomerase/epimerase family protein: protein MPAKPELSVSNIAVPPGELDAAIALLNELDIGAIEIAPYNVFGRWDVSPADVVALHGRLANRGIHCAAMQGIVYNAGPVHLFSSADAREALYEHLVGVARMAGALGAKACVFGAPKLRDPGDLAPERATEIAVEFFRRIGPVFASEGSTLTIEPNARHYACRFVTTTAEAMELLDRIEMPGVGLQIDTGTLFLEQEPPEILLKAARYAPHAHVSEPDLAPLGTSGVDHAALADALRRSGYRGSLSIEMRAVSDWPAAIHRAVTLIRKIYLK, encoded by the coding sequence GTGCCGGCGAAGCCTGAGCTTTCGGTTTCCAATATCGCGGTTCCGCCGGGCGAACTCGACGCCGCGATTGCGTTGCTGAACGAGCTTGACATCGGAGCGATCGAGATTGCTCCCTACAACGTCTTTGGCCGCTGGGATGTCTCGCCTGCCGACGTTGTGGCGCTCCATGGAAGGCTGGCCAATCGCGGTATTCACTGCGCGGCGATGCAAGGGATCGTCTACAACGCGGGCCCTGTGCACCTTTTTTCCTCGGCGGACGCTCGCGAAGCACTCTATGAGCATCTCGTCGGGGTAGCCCGTATGGCGGGCGCCCTCGGCGCGAAGGCCTGCGTGTTCGGGGCGCCCAAGCTGCGTGATCCCGGCGATTTGGCGCCGGAACGGGCGACCGAGATCGCAGTGGAGTTCTTCAGGCGGATCGGCCCAGTGTTCGCGTCTGAAGGATCGACGTTGACGATCGAACCGAACGCCCGTCATTACGCATGCCGCTTCGTCACGACCACCGCCGAGGCAATGGAGCTGTTGGACCGTATCGAGATGCCCGGCGTCGGCCTGCAGATCGACACGGGCACCCTTTTTCTCGAGCAGGAGCCGCCAGAAATTCTGCTAAAAGCGGCGCGCTATGCGCCTCATGCCCATGTCAGCGAGCCGGACCTCGCCCCGTTGGGAACGTCTGGGGTCGATCATGCCGCTCTGGCTGATGCCTTGCGCCGCAGCGGATATCGAGGCTCGCTCTCGATTGAAATGCGGGCCGTCAGCGATTGGCCGGCTGCAATTCATCGCGCGGTCACACTGATCAGAAAGATCTATTTGAAATGA
- a CDS encoding NAD(P)/FAD-dependent oxidoreductase codes for MKTRFERVAGYDKGDGSLGSAGMVNAAEITADAIVIGGGFYGCETALELKRLGLERVVIAEREPDILRRASFVNQARVHNGYHYPRAPATALRSRRNFERFVADYAGEVMHDLEKYYAIARGSRVSADQFEAFCQRIGAPIQLASHDVVQLFSPGSIERVFRVRELAFDAGKLAARLRNELNAARIDLRLGTAARIRTFDDRGVDVLVGDTTERARFVFNCTYSELPFVGIEVKSAIKRELTEMALIAPPPQLRGRGFTVMDGPFFSVMPFPPTGLHALSHVRYTPHEAAQGSARLRPVKSNAVAMIRDASRYMPCLAHAEVRETMFEIKAVLMQTEDSDARPILVERNDDEGRIFSILGAKIDNIYELRDFLRGRTWN; via the coding sequence ATGAAGACGCGTTTTGAACGTGTCGCCGGATATGACAAGGGCGATGGTTCGCTGGGATCAGCTGGGATGGTGAACGCGGCGGAGATCACGGCCGACGCCATTGTGATCGGAGGCGGCTTCTACGGCTGCGAGACAGCGCTTGAGCTGAAGCGTCTTGGCCTTGAGCGTGTCGTTATTGCTGAACGCGAACCCGACATCCTGCGGCGCGCATCGTTCGTCAACCAGGCGCGTGTGCACAACGGCTACCACTATCCTCGTGCGCCCGCGACTGCGCTGCGGTCGCGCAGGAATTTCGAGAGATTCGTTGCGGATTATGCGGGCGAGGTCATGCATGACCTCGAAAAATATTACGCGATAGCCCGTGGCTCCCGGGTCAGCGCTGACCAATTCGAGGCCTTTTGCCAACGGATCGGTGCGCCGATCCAGTTGGCCTCCCACGATGTCGTGCAATTGTTTTCTCCAGGCTCGATCGAACGTGTCTTCAGGGTGCGTGAACTGGCTTTCGACGCCGGAAAGCTTGCTGCTCGCCTTCGGAACGAGCTGAACGCCGCGCGCATTGATCTCAGGCTTGGCACGGCAGCACGGATCCGCACGTTCGACGATCGCGGTGTCGACGTCCTGGTCGGCGACACCACGGAGCGTGCGCGCTTTGTTTTCAATTGCACCTATTCGGAACTCCCTTTCGTCGGAATCGAGGTCAAGTCCGCGATCAAGCGGGAGCTCACCGAGATGGCGTTGATTGCGCCGCCGCCGCAGCTTCGGGGACGCGGCTTCACGGTGATGGATGGACCGTTCTTTTCGGTCATGCCGTTCCCGCCGACAGGGCTGCACGCCCTCTCGCACGTTCGCTACACTCCGCATGAGGCCGCGCAGGGCTCGGCTCGGCTGCGCCCTGTCAAGAGCAACGCGGTCGCCATGATTCGGGATGCCAGCCGCTACATGCCCTGCCTGGCCCACGCGGAGGTCAGGGAAACGATGTTCGAGATCAAGGCCGTGCTGATGCAGACCGAGGACAGCGACGCAAGGCCGATTCTGGTCGAGCGCAATGACGATGAGGGGCGGATATTCTCGATTTTGGGCGCGAAGATCGATAATATCTATGAACTCCGCGACTTCCTCCGTGGACGGACCTGGAACTGA
- a CDS encoding glycosyltransferase family 2 protein, with protein sequence MTTIPPARQVPTSNVHVLHERRHKYALVIPVLNEGERIRRQLSRIAEVQPSVDIVIADGGSTDGSLALEFLNAVGCRALLVKTGPGRLSAQLRMAYAWLLDEGYQGVITVDGNGKDGVEAVDAFVAKLDAGFDYIQGSRYAPGGRAINTPMDRKIAGRLIHAPLLSLAGRHWLSDTTNGFRAYSARYLLDPRVAPFRDVFERYALLFYLSVRAGQLGYRVVEIPVTRAYPENEKTPTKISGFRGRIDMMKELLAVVFGRFDPG encoded by the coding sequence ATGACCACGATTCCGCCCGCGCGGCAGGTTCCTACGAGCAACGTCCACGTGTTGCATGAACGACGGCACAAATACGCGCTCGTCATTCCCGTGCTCAATGAAGGCGAGCGGATCCGTCGGCAACTGTCGCGGATTGCCGAAGTTCAACCGTCCGTCGATATCGTCATCGCTGACGGCGGTTCGACTGACGGCTCGCTCGCGCTCGAATTTCTCAATGCGGTCGGATGCCGTGCCCTCTTGGTCAAGACCGGGCCCGGTCGGCTGAGTGCGCAGCTTCGAATGGCCTATGCCTGGCTCTTGGATGAAGGCTATCAGGGTGTCATTACGGTAGACGGCAACGGCAAGGATGGCGTGGAGGCAGTCGATGCTTTCGTCGCCAAGCTCGACGCCGGCTTCGATTACATCCAGGGCTCGCGTTATGCACCGGGCGGGCGCGCCATCAATACGCCGATGGACCGCAAGATCGCGGGGCGGCTGATCCACGCGCCGCTTCTCAGTCTTGCTGGGAGGCATTGGCTGTCCGACACCACCAACGGCTTCCGCGCCTATTCGGCGCGCTATTTGCTGGATCCGCGGGTGGCTCCGTTCCGGGATGTATTCGAACGGTACGCGCTGTTGTTCTATCTGAGTGTCCGGGCTGGTCAACTCGGCTACCGCGTGGTCGAGATTCCCGTCACCCGGGCCTATCCCGAAAATGAGAAGACGCCGACCAAGATCTCTGGATTTCGCGGCCGCATTGACATGATGAAAGAGCTGCTCGCTGTGGTCTTTGGACGATTTGATCCGGGCTGA